One region of Eremothecium gossypii ATCC 10895 chromosome II, complete sequence genomic DNA includes:
- the HSL1 gene encoding protein kinase HSL1 (Syntenic homolog of Saccharomyces cerevisiae YKL101W (HSL1)) produces MTAGHRDERPDREGGSERDEHLNRVVQSVSDATKRLSQISNSSTAHTKTGKRKNRDTVGPWKLGKTLGKGSSGRVRLAKNMQSGKLAAIKIVPKRNVRHNQKQVTALPYGIEREIIIMKLITHPNIMALYEVWENKSELYLVLEYVEGGELFDYLIARGKLPEQEAIHYFKQIVQGVSYCHNFNICHRDLKPENLLLDKKNKTVKIADFGMAALETTNRLLETSCGSPHYASPEIVMGQKYHGSPSDVWSCGIILFALLTGHLPFNDDNVRKLLLKVQHGRYQMPSNVSKEAKDLISKILVVDPEKRITVDKILEHPLLVKYDNPGKGGLACPLEKPEERPKVLDIHSIDDIDETILSNLQILWHGAPKEYLVDKLLQSGFTEEKLFYALLLRYQQRQSVEPTSVPSNMASTNGSGAFARASNNDQSVINAPKVTQKSQFSINSLLVSPKKTREGYVASSSRVFKHSVSRRSLHVSPSPMKSSTSCRSLKSSSSKRLQSPNPKAITQPVKVTSPQPRRRTLHNSASKRSLYSLTSISKRSLNLNEFLQEANEVKTPKLPSMPLQDQPRSEAPKTPTKTTYGADSHGGEKPTFISVLHDCPTVDSEGMVFKSSSGTPMIAANAPIIQPAFIFGVGAFPGTKQPSSNSLSKPSLNSQSSPKQAQEATANSMRETIRDRQTLVVEKRVPSKTESVPPAFPRVRPIMERKHGSDLTLVRDTRSVAKEKRSSLSLDPRRTAPEPPRGIETLLRRYSLKNSIKSRSSLKKKRDSGAWSITDKTIFQDLGQVPEDEEQEKDSEEKGNDTFISTTETSDTPSSKFKVTTSTPIKKDDATAISAENAAVGTEQSGSEDEATNFDSNAHSYPISTDLKTEDDLTPIKPQGQTDLLRMPSSFMNSSNTFANLNNFISNIDKEYSPENSDSGRIEKDEPAGKAQPEQITVKKRQRTLAPGGYLSPSIPRMESENSLNQELGSRISDLSDLSFANDMPTYTNTAHAVSISPGTRNVCSFSPLEPRSPQDVSNNGKMRSNLHIPLRQLSEDMCDKTITTQEGESVNIFEDAPEEEGSLTTSTSGSVPNIHQKAISIDTMNTSCALVPVSHVRTSIHMNGDSSVLDWSTSDGILSKARPLPTSNHVRKKSGNRLSNNLTLSKSMMSMFKNLDQINVTDIQDPMPVSDLLSKGVDPIEPIEPLKNDQVTLKAESIGAESDSINMDLADRKHVTIFHDNVSDKNFKSTRMENSDKGSLGSGAPQATHLFHTGNKDMKSHETLLSPITETPAAALSATSLTRKESISSDGKSVKDETKKSGKGNWFMRLIMSFTKPKKTVIQEHMTVLPFDDVNIITLQQFSYQGVEYEIRQMERRKDKQKVEYDCRLLDGDFKFKINIYGENSAATKVSVKQKGRSDELAFTKLNTDIEALIKAKENAANVK; encoded by the coding sequence ATGACCGCAGGGCACCGAGACGAGAGGCCGGATAGGGAGGGCGGCAGCGAGCGCGACGAGCACCTGAACCGCGTGGTGCAGTCTGTGTCGGACGCGACGAAGCGGCTGTCGCAGATCTCGAACAGCAGCACAGCGCACACCAAGACCGGCAAGCGCAAGAACCGCGACACGGTGGGGCCGTGGAAGCTGGGCAAGACGCTGGGCAAGGGCTCGTCGGGCCGGGTGCGGCTGGCGAAGAACATGCAGAGCGGAAAGCTGGCGGCGATCAAGATCGTGCCCAAGCGCAACGTGCGTCACAACCAGAAGCAGGTGACTGCGCTGCCGTACGGCATTGAGCGGGAAATCATCATCATGAAGCTGATCACGCACCCGAACATCATGGCGCTGTACGAGGTGTGGGAGAACAAGTCGGAGCTGTATCTGGTGCTGGAGTACGTGGAGGGCGGCGAGCTTTTCGACTACCTGATTGCACGGGGCAAGCTGCCGGAGCAGGAGGCGATACACTACTTCAAGCAGATCGTGCAGGGCGTGTCCTACTGCCACAACTTCAACATCTGCCACCGGGACCTGAAGCCCGAgaacctgctgctggacaAAAAAAACAAGACCGTCAAGATCGCAGATTTCGGGATGGCGGCCCTGGAGACGACCAACAGGCTGCTGGAGACCTCCTGCGGGTCTCCGCACTATGCATCGCCGGAGATTGTCATGGGCCAGAAGTACCACGGCTCGCCCAGCGACGTGTGGTCGTGCGGCATTATACTTTTTGCTCTCTTGACGGGCCACCTTCCTTTCAACGACGACAACGTCAGGAAATTGCTGTTGAAGGTGCAACACGGCAGGTACCAGATGCCTAGCAATGTATCAAAGGAAGCAAAGGACCTAATATCCAAGATCTTGGTTGTGGATCCGGAAAAGCGCATTACTGTCGACAAAATATTGGAGCATCCATTGTTAGTGAAGTATGACAACCCTGGCAAAGGCGGCCTGGCCTGCCCCCTTGAAAAGCCAGAGGAGCGTCCAAAGGTTCTGGATATACATTCAATCGACGACATTGATGAGACTATATTGAGCAATCTGCAAATTCTGTGGCACGGCGCCCCAAAGGAGTATCTGGTGGATAAGCTCCTGCAGTCGGGGTTCACAGAGGAGAAGCTATTCTATGCGCTACTTCTTAGGTACCAGCAGAGACAATCGGTTGAACCGACATCTGTTCCTAGTAATATGGCTTCGACGAATGGTAGTGGTGCATTTGCGAGGGCCTCTAACAACGATCAGTCTGTCATCAATGCCCCAAAAGTAACACAAAAGTCACAGTTTTCCATTAATTCATTGTTAGTTTCTCCAAAGAAGACGAGGGAGGGATACGTTGCCTCTTCTTCGAGGGTCTTCAAACACAGTGTGTCTAGGCGGTCGTTACACGTATCGCCATCCCCTATGAAGAGTTCCACCTCTTGCAGGTCACTAAAAAGTTCGTCTTCCAAACGTCTTCAATCTCCGAATCCAAAGGCCATAACTCAGCCCGTTAAGGTGACGTCTCCCCAaccaagaagaagaacacTGCATAATTCCGCTTCTAAACGGTCGCTCTATTCTTTAACCTCAATCTCGAAACGCTCCTTGAACTTAAATGAATTCCTTCAAGAGGCCAACGAGGTTAAAACACCGAAGCTACCTTCGATGCCATTACAGGACCAGCCAAGAAGCGAGGCTCCGAAAACTCCAACAAAAACAACGTATGGAGCTGATTCACATGGCGGAGAGAAACCCACCTTTATCTCGGTGTTGCATGACTGCCCAACTGTGGATTCAGAAGGAATGGTGTTCAAAAGCTCATCTGGAACTCCTATGATAGCAGCCAATGCACCAATAATTCAACCTGCTTTTATTTTTGGTGTTGGGGCATTTCCCGGTACTAAACAGCCCAGTTCAAATTCTCTCTCTAAGCCGTCGTTGAACAGCCAATCAAGTCCAAAGCAGGCTCAAGAGGCGACGGCAAATTCAATGAGGGAAACTATAAGGGATCGGCAGACTCTTGTAGTGGAGAAAAGAGTTCCTTCTAAGACGGAATCTGTGCCACCTGCTTTTCCACGTGTTAGACCCATAATGGAGCGAAAACATGGTAGTGATCTGACACTAGTACGGGATACTCGTTCAGTAGCAAAAGAAAAGCGCTCATCTTTATCCCTAGATCCGCGGAGGACCGCTCCAGAACCTCCCAGAGGAATAGAAACACTGCTTAGAAGATATAGCCTAAAAAATTCTATCAAGAGCAGGTCTTCCCTGAAGAAGAAAAGGGATAGTGGGGCGTGGTCAATTACAGACAAAACTATCTTCCAGGATCTGGGACAGGTACCCGAGGATGAGGAGCAAGAAAAGGATAGTGAAGAGAAAGGAAATGATACCTTTATTTCCACTACAGAAACAAGCGATACCCCATCCTCCAAATTCAAAGTCACTACTAGCACACCAATAAAGAAGGATGATGCTACTGCTATTTCAGCTGAAAATGCAGCTGTGGGCACTGAGCAGTCAGGAAGCGAAGATGAAGCGACCAATTTTGATTCGAATGCACACTCCTATCCTATCTCAACCGACTTAAAGACTGAAGATGATTTGACACCTATCAAGCCCCAGGGCCAAACAGACCTATTGAGAATGCCTTCTTCTTTTATGAACTCATCGAACACATTTGCGAACTTGAACAACTTTATCTCAAATATAGATAAGGAGTATAGCCCTGAGAATTCTGATTCAGGGCGGATCGAGAAAGACGAGCCAGCAGGCAAGGCCCAACCTGAGCAGATAACTGTGAAAAAACGGCAACGCACTTTGGCGCCAGGTGGTTATTTAAGTCCATCTATTCCGCGGATGGAAAGTGAAAATAGTCTCAATCAGGAACTCGGTTCTCGAATTTCTGATCTTTCTGACTTATCTTTTGCAAACGATATGCCGACTTACACGAATACTGCCCATGCTGTGAGCATATCCCCTGGAACGCGTAATGTGTGCAGTTTTTCGCCCCTCGAACCTCGATCACCACAAGATGTAAGTAACAATGGGAAAATGAGGTCTAACCTCCATATTCCTCTACGCCAACTCTCTGAGGATATGTGTGACAAAACTATAACTACACAGGAGGGCGAATCTGTTAATATATTCGAGGATGCCCCGGAAGAAGAAGGTTCTCTTACGACAAGCACAAGTGGCTCCGTTCCGAATATCCACCAGAAAGCGATATCAATTGACACCATGAACACATCATGTGCATTAGTGCCAGTAAGTCATGTGAGAACAAGCATTCATATGAATGGTGATTCTTCAGTATTGGATTGGAGTACTTCAGATGGAATCCTATCTAAAGCTCGCCCTCTGCCAACTAGCAACCATGTGCGTAAAAAATCTGGAAACAGGCTCTCAAACAATCTTACGTTAAGTAAGAGCATGATGTCTATGTTCAAGAATCTTGACCAGATAAATGTGACCGATATACAAGATCCTATGCCAGTTTCAGATCTCTTGAGCAAGGGAGTTGATCCAATCGAGCCAATTGAGCCATTAAAAAATGACCAGGTAACGCTTAAAGCGGAGTCTATCGGCGCAGAAAGCGATAGCATTAATATGGATCTGGCCGACCGAAAGCATGTAACCATTTTTCATGATAACGTTTCCGATAAAAACTTTAAATCTACGCGTATGGAAAACTCTGACAAGGGATCTCTGGGGTCTGGGGCCCCACAAGCAACCCACTTGTTTCATACCGGGAATAAGGACATGAAGAGCCACGAAACACTACTAAGTCCAATAACTGAAACACCAGCGGCTGCTCTCTCTGCTACCTCTCTAACTCGCAAGGAGAGCATATCTTCGGATGGGAAATCTGTTAAAGATGAGACAAAAAAGTCAGGTAAGGGGAACTGGTTTATGAGGCTGATAATGTCATTTACCAAACCCAAGAAGACTGTTATACAGGAACACATGACAGTGTTGCCTTTTGATGATGTTAACATTATAACACTCCAACAGTTCAGTTACCAAGGAGTTGAATATGAGATTAGACAAATGGAGAGAAGAAAAGACAAACAAAAGGTAGAATACGATTGCCGCTTATTAGATGGCGATTTCAAGTTTAAAATTAATATTTATGGTGAAAATAGCGCAGCAACCAAGGTGTCTGTCAAGCAAAAGGGAAGAAGTGATGAGTTAGCTTTCACAAAGTTGAACACAGACATTGAGGCACTCATTAAAGCAAAGGAGAATGCTGCAAATGTAAAATAG
- the ADH3 gene encoding alcohol dehydrogenase ADH3 (Syntenic homolog of Saccharomyces cerevisiae YMR083W (ADH3)), producing MLRLLNPRSTQTVSRATRLVIRLSSTAIPTTQKAVVFYEHGGELKYTDIPVPKPKPNEILVNIKYSGVCHTDLHAWKGDWAIKPKLPLVGGHEGAGVVVAKGANVTNFEIGDYAGVKWLGKTCMECEFCQKGFEPNCETPTLSGYTHDGTFQQYATADAIHAAHIPPGTDLAKVAPILCAGITVYKALKTAALIPGQWVAISGAGGGLGSLAVQYAVAMGYRVVGIDGGNEKEALFRSLGGETFVDFHKNKDIVSAVREATGGGPHGVVNVSVSTNAILQSVEYVRPTGTVVLVGLPPDATVKSDVLTHVLKSINIKGSYVGNRADTKEAIEFFTRGLVQSPIKIIGLSQLEEAYKAMEEGTSIGRYVVDTSR from the coding sequence ATGCTTAGACTACTCAACCCCAGATCTACCCAGACTGTTAGCAGGGCCACCAGGCTCGTGATACGCTTAAGCTCCACCGCTATACCCACGACGCAGAAGGCGGTGGTGTTCTATGAGCATGGTGGTGAACTCAAGTACACCGACATTCCTGTTCCGAAGCCAAAACCAAACGAAATTCTAGTTAATATTAAGTATTCAGGCGTGTGCCACACGGACTTACACGCATGGAAGGGTGACTGGGCAATAAAACCCAAATTGCCTCTTGTTGGCGGACACGAGGGTGCTGGTGTCGTTGTTGCTAAGGGTGCAAATGTCACCAACTTCGAGATTGGTGACTACGCTGGTGTTAAGTGGTTGGGCAAAACCTGTATGGAGTGTGAGTTCTGTCAGAAGGGCTTTGAGCCCAACTGTGAGACCCCAACCCTTTCGGGTTACACACATGACGGCACTTTCCAGCAGTACGCCACTGCTGACGCAATTCACGCAGCCCATATTCCACCTGGCACAGATCTTGCCAAGGTAGCGCCAATACTCTGCGCAGGGATTACTGTTTACAAGGCACTGAAGACGGCTGCGCTTATTCCTGGTCAGTGGGTTGCAATTTCGGGTGCTGGAGGTGGCTTGGGCTCCCTAGCCGTCCAGTACGCTGTTGCCATGGGGTACAGGGTTGTTGGTATTGACGGAGGTAACGAAAAGGAGGCACTCTTCAGGAGCTTGGGTGGTGAGACATTTGTTGATTTTCATAAGAACAAGGATATTGTCAGTGCTGTCCGTGAGGCCACCGGTGGTGGACCCCATGGCGTAGTTAATGTATCTGTGTCGACTAATGCAATTCTGCAATCAGTGGAGTATGTCAGACCTACTGGAACTGTAGTTTTGGTTGGTCTTCCGCCAGATGCTACTGTGAAGTCGGATGTTCTCACCCACGTCTTGAAGAGCATCAACATCAAGGGTTCTTATGTAGGTAACCGTGCGGATACCAAAGAGGCAATAGAATTCTTCACCAGAGGTCTGGTTCAGTCACCCATCAAAATAATCGGCTTATCGCAACTTGAGGAGGCCTATAAGGCAATGGAGGAGGGTACGTCTATTGGGCGTTATGTCGTTGATACTTCTAGATAA
- the UTP11 gene encoding rRNA-processing protein UTP11 (Syntenic homolog of Saccharomyces cerevisiae YKL099C (UTP11)) encodes MAKLVHNVQKKQHRERSQVSERARFGFLEKHKDYTKRAQNFHKKQATLKVLRSKAKERNPDEYYHAMHSRKVDSNGVLVKSRHANGEDPSLTMDQVKLLKTQDSNYVRTMRQSELNKASRLSQQLMFKASGQHTVFVEDEDSMRHFTPEQYFDTTSEMLQRRENRLTKDQLARTPLEPSSSIMPSESLQKKKVKKIKMVAQHLDREKKLQQVYQRMDLQRELMKKGSKKKVADSSGAVSFKWKKQRKR; translated from the coding sequence ATGGCTAAGTTAGTGCATAATGTTCAGAAGAAGCAGCACCGTGAGCGGTCTCAGGTGAGCGAGCGGGCCCGGTTTGGGTTCCTCGAGAAACACAAGGACTACACGAAGAGAGCGCAGAATTTCCACAAGAAACAGGCGACGCTCAAAGTGCTGAGATCCAAGGCGAAAGAACGGAACCCCGATGAGTACTATCATGCCATGCATAGCCGCAAAGTCGATTCCAACGGGGTTCTGGTCAAGTCCAGGCACGCCAACGGCGAAGACCCCTCGTTGACGATGGACCAGGTCAAACTGCTCAAGACACAGGACAGCAACTACGTGCGGACCATGCGCCAGAGCGAGCTGAACAAGGCGAGCCGCCTCTCGCAGCAGCTGATGTTCAAGGCGAGCGGCCAGCACACAGTATTCGTCGAGGACGAGGATAGCATGCGCCATTTCACACCGGAGCAGTATTTCGATACCACGAGCGAGATGCTGCAGCGGCGGGAGAACCGGCTCACCAAGGACCAGCTGGCGCGCACGCCACTTGAGCCCTCCTCCAGCATAATGCCGTCCGAGTcgctgcagaagaagaaagTGAAGAAGATCAAGATGGTGGCACAGCATCTCGACCGCGAGAAAAAGCTGCAACAAGTGTACCAACGCATGGACCTGCAGAGAGAGTTGATGAAAAAGGGCTCCAAGAAGAAGGTGGCGGATTCCAGTGGCGCTGTTTCCTTCAAATGGAAGAAGCAGCGTAAGCGTTAG
- the MTC2 gene encoding Mtc2p (Syntenic homolog of Saccharomyces cerevisiae YKL098W (MTC2)) has translation MVSELSLPEFEAGLSASLTCKRNFACFATFAGEIIGALRGSRLRVQLLEDFSTIGKDSVLSGELQVLVLATMQELPPREQNEVARWLRALRKVHPGLVCIATIGAHENGGPGMTNFLRRQFWFATRGPKRACGALRLPKRAAFTVHPAVHRYVLDVLVHIRMHRLLDHSQAGGASSSSAEDVLDLCRWLCSANHPEKTFVTPDDVQQACAWYFPMHLDVIRLPQQEASVLYGTSMKFAEDLLIGLRTFLKKTGTVDNPLLLETLIVQEVLGKVVPAI, from the coding sequence ATGGTTTCTGAGCTATCGCTCCCGGAATTTGAGGCTGGGCTTTCAGCATCGTTGACTTGCAAGCGGAACTTCGCGTGCTTTGCAACGTTTGCAGGGGAGATTATCGGCGCTCTCCGAGGTTCTCGGCTccgcgtgcagctgctcgaagACTTCAGCACCATCGGGAAGGACTCGGTTCTTAGTGGGGAGCTTCAGGTGCTGGTTCTTGCCACGATGCAGGAGCTGCCCCCGCGCGAACAGAACGAGGTGGCCAGGTGGCTGCGGGCGCTCAGGAAGGTGCACCCAGGACTGGTCTGCATAGCGACGATTGGGGCGCACGAGAACGGCGGACCGGGGATGACCAACTTCCTAAGACGGCAGTTTTGGTTTGCGACGCGAGGGCCGAAGCGCGCCTGCGGGGCGCTGCGGTTGCCCAAGCGCGCGGCTTTCACAGTGCATCCGGCGGTGCACCGTTATGTGCTGGACGTGCTCGTGCACATCCGCATGCACCGGCTGCTGGACCACTCGCAGGCTGGCGGCGCCTcatccagcagcgcggAGGATGTTCTAGATCTGTGCCGGTGGCTCTGTTCGGCCAACCACCCGGAGAAAACGTTTGTGACGCCGGACGACGTGCAGCAGGCATGCGCGTGGTACTTCCCAATGCATTTGGACGTTATCCGGCTGCCGCAACAGGAAGCTTCCGTTTTGTACGGTACCAGCATGAAGTTCGCGGAAGATCTTCTCATCGGGCTGCGCACATTCCTGAAGAAAACAGGGACTGTGGACAATCCGCTACTACTAGAGACATTAATTGTCCAGGAAGTGCTGGGCAAGGTTGTCCC